A part of Aegilops tauschii subsp. strangulata cultivar AL8/78 chromosome 2, Aet v6.0, whole genome shotgun sequence genomic DNA contains:
- the LOC141040787 gene encoding uncharacterized protein, with the protein MLFTIVIDVLNSLLLRAVDNSLLQRLTTRHAASSISLYADDVVIFCHLDSHDIATVRELLRVFGVASGLRTNFDKCSATPIRCSDDHIDTIKSEMQCPVKHFPIQYLGLPLSIRKPPTSSLLPIVHKLEKKLSTWCASLLLKGDRLALVRHVLCAIPTHFLIAIAFNKSILKRVNPIIRGFLWAGSKDASGKKCLVNWQKVCRPISLGGLGICDLYRVGIALRTR; encoded by the coding sequence ATGTTGTTCACCATCGTCATCGACGTCCTGAACTCGCTTCTCCTCCGTGCGGTTGACAACAGCCTCCTCCAGCGGCTCACGACACGTCACGCGGCCTCGAGCATTTCCCTCTACGCAGACGACGTCGTTATTTTCTGCCACCTCGACAGCCACGACATTGCCACCGTGCGCGAGCTTCTTCGGgtgtttggggtggcctcggggCTCCGCACCAACTTTGACAAATGCTCCGCAACGCCAATCCGGTGCAGCGATGACCACATTGACACGATCAAGTCCGAGATGCAATGCCCGGTCAAGCATTTCCCTATCCAGTACCTTGGGCTACCGCTCTCTATCCGCAAGCCGCCCACCTCGAGCCTTCTTCCGATCGTCCACAAGCTCGAGAAGAAGCTTTCCACTTGGTGTGCTTCACTTCTTTTGAAGGGTGATCGGCTTGCCTTGGTCCGCCACGTCCTCTGTGCGATCCCGACACACTTCCTCATCGCCATTGCATTCAACAAATCGATCCTCAAGCGGGTCAATCCGATCATCCGAGGCTTCCTTTGGGCCGGAAGCAAAGACGCGAGCGGCAAGAAATGCCTCGTCAACTGGCAGAAAGTCTGCAGGCCCATCTCCCTTGGTGGGCTGGGCATCTGCGATCTATACCGTGTCGGAATCGCTCTGCGTACGCGCTAG